GATGGCCGGATCACCCGTAAAGATCTGATGAAACTGATTGAAAGCGGCAATATTCCAAAGCCGGGCGAACCGTCTGCAAAGGCATCAGCGTCCCAGCCGGCGCCGCAAGCGCAGGAATCCGCTGCCCCGGCCGCCCCGTCTCAGCAGCCAGCCGCCTCACCGGCGATCGAGTCCGCACCAGGTGATATTGAAGTTCCGGTGACCGGCGTCCGCAAGGCGATTGCAGCGAACATGGTGAAAAGCAAGCACGAAGCACCGCATGCCTGGACGATGACGGAAGTGGATGTGACGAATCTCGTTCAGTACCGGGATTCCCTGAAAACGGAGTTCAAGCAGCGGGAAGGGTTTAACCTTACGTATTTCGCATTTTTCGTCAAAGCGGTATCCCAGGCACTGAAGGAATTCCCGATGATGAATTCCATGTGGGCCGGCGATAAAATCATTCAGAAAAAAGATATCAATATCTCAATCGCTGTGGCGACTGAAGAAGCGCTGTACGTGCCAGTCATCAAAAATGCTGATGAGAAATCGATTAAAGGCATTGCCCGGGAAATCAACGACCTGGCAGCGAAAGTCCGGGCAGGCAAACTGAAAGCCGACGACATGAAAGGCGGCACATTCACCGTCAACAATACAGGCTCATTCGGTTCTGTTCAGTCGATGGGCATCATCAATCATCCGCAGGCGGCCATTCTGCAGGTGGAATCGATTGTGAAGCGGCCGGTCATCCTGAATGGCGGTATGATCGCTCCTCGCGATATGGTGAATCTGTGCCTGTCGCTTGATCACCGGGTGCTCGATGGTCTGGTGTGCGGCCGTTTTCTGGCACGGGTCAAAGAAATTCTTGAAAACATTTCGAAAGAGAACACATCTGTGTACTAAGTCTCTAATGACCGGTACCGGCAGTTGCCGGTACCGGTTTTTCTTTCAAGTGACAGAAGCTTGCAGTAAAATAAAAGGGAATGAACTGAAGCGCAGGAGGAGGATGGACGTGTCAATTGAAAGGATGAAACAGCAGCAATTCACTGATGTCACTTATGGTGAATGGAAGCAGCATGCAGAAGCTGTCCTGAAAGGGAAACCGTTTGACAGCCTGCAGACCCGGACGGCAGAAGATGTTGAACTGCAACCGCTTTATACTAAGGAAACAGCTGAAGCGCTAGGGGATGCGCTCGAACGCCAAGTGCGGGCGATGCGGCTCTCGAAAACGGCTCGGGATTTTCTGATTGCCCAGGAAGCGAACGGACAGCCGGCGGTAAATGCGGAAAAGCTCCTGAAGAAAATCCGCGACAGCCTGGACAGAGGCAATGAAATGATCGTTTATACGCACGCGGAAGGGCTTGATTGGACCGCGGATAATCTTGACGAGTTCCGGGAGCTGCTTGCCCGTTACCCGTTTTATTTGAAAACAAGAGGAGACGGCAAGTTCGTCCGTCAGCTGCTGGATGAAATGACAACTGAGCAGGCTGAAAATGTATCCGGTGTCATTTTATCGGATAAACCGATTGAAGCGCCCCGCGGTGTGCGGAACAAATGTGCGGATACGGTTCCGGTTCATCTGGCCGGAGGATCGGCAGTGCAGGAAATTGCCGTTGCGCTGAGTTTGCTGGCTGAAAAAGCAGACGCAGACAACTTTGAAGAAAGTGCTGCCAGTCTCTGGGTGCGTTTTGCTGTAAATACTGATTTCTTCTCTGAGATTGCAAAACTTCGGGCATTCCGCACTGTATGGGCGGCATTTTGTTCAGCCTACGGTTCGGCAGTTCCATCCATACCGGTGTTTACGGAAACTTCCCTCCGCTCGTATTCAAAAGCGGATCCTTACGTCAATCTGCTCAGAGCCGGCAATTCCGCGTTCTCTGCAGTGCTGGGCGGGAGTGATGCACACACCGTCCTGCCGCACGACATTTTAACAGGTTCCACACCGGCCAGCTTGCGGGTCGCCCGCAATGTGCAGCTGATCATCCGGGAAGAGACGCATACCCGGCATGTACAGGACGCTGCAGCCGGTTCGTTCTTCATTGAACAACTGACTCATGACTATGCCGAAGCCGCGTGGGCGCATTTTCTGAAGATCGAAGAAGCCGGCGGGTACTCGGAAGTGATCCGGAGCGGCTGGCTGGCAGATGAACTCCAGGCGAAATGGCAGGAACGGGAACACCGGGCAGCCATCAGAAAAGAAGTGCTGGTCGGCACTAATAAGTACGCAGACCCGGAAGAGCGGATGCAGGAAGTGGATTTGGAATCGAAAGCGGAAATCATGACTGCCAAACGGCTTGCACAACCATTCGAACAAGTCCGGGAACGGCTCAGCCGGACCTCGCTTAAAACGGCGATCCTGCACCTTGGCCCATTGAAGGAAGTTAAAGTGAAATCGGATTTCGTGAAAGGTGTGCTGGCAGTCGGCGGCCTGATTCCGGAAGACAGTCCGGAAAACACAGATGGCCCGGCAGCTTCTGCGTTTATCCGGAAGCACGGAATTCAATATGCAGTTCTCGTCGGCAGCGAAGAAGAAATTGAACGCGCGGTCCTGCACTTGGCGTCAGCCGGGGCTGTTCTTGATGTGGCGGGCCGGTACGGGGCGGGTCAACTGGCGCAATGGAGAGGCCAGGGGATCAGTGGTTCTGTATTTACAGGGCAGAACATACTGGAAAAACTGGAACAGCTGGCAGCAATCGGACAGGGAGGCGAGCAGAATGACGAAACCTGATTTTTCTAAAGTGGATATTAATGCGATAACGGTTCCGGAACCTGAACAGCAGGAGACAGAACCGTTCCAGACCAATGAAGGCATCCCGGTGAAATCCTTTTACTCAAAAGAAGATGGGGAAGGAATGACTGCCGGCATGCCCGGCAGCCCGCCGAATGTCCGAGGGCCGTATCCGACGATGTATGTAACCCGTCCATGGACGGTTCGTCAGTACGCCGGTTTTTCAACAGCCGAGGAATCGAATGCGTTTTACCGGCGAAACCTCGCAATGGGGCAGAAAGGACTGTCCGTGGCATTCGATTTGGCGACGCACCGCGGATATGATTCCGACCACCCCCGAGTGAAAGGAGATGTCGGGAAAGCGGGCGTTGCCATCGATTCCGTCGAGGATATGAAAATCTTATTCGACGGCATCCCGCTTGACCAAATGTCAGTGTCGATGACGATGAACGGTGCGGTCATTCCGATCCTCGCTTTTTATATCGTGGCGGCGGAAGAGCAGGGCGTGCCGCCGGAAAAACTGACCGGCACGATTCAAAATGACATTTTAAAAGAATATATGGTGCGCAATACCTATATTTATCCGCCGGACATGTCAATGCGGATCATCGCAGATATTTTCGATTTTACTTCCCGTAATATGCCGAAATTCAATTCCATCTCCATCTCGGGCTATCATATGCAGGAAGCGGGGGCGACAGCCGACATCGAATTGGCGTATACGCTGGCGGATGGACTCGAATACGTCCGGACCGGACTTCAGGCCGGCATCGGCATTGATTCGTTTGCCCCGCGGCTGTCATTTTTCTGGGCGATCGGCATGAATTATTTCATGGAAATCGCCAAAATGCGGGCAGCCCGGGCTATATGGGCGAAAATGATGGCCTCGTTCGATCCGCAGAATCCGAAGTCCCTGGCGCTCCGTACCCATTCGCAAACATCCGGCTGGAGTTTGACGGAACAGGATCCATTCAATAACGTGACCCGGACACTGATCGAAGCGAATGCGGCGGCCATGGGGCATACGCAATCGCTCCACACCAATGCGCTGGACGAAGCGATTGCTTTGCCGACGGATTTTTCGGCCCGGATCGCCCGGAATACGCAATTATTCCTCCAGGAAGAGACCAAAATGACGAACGTGATCGATCCATGGGGCGGCTCGTACTACGTTGAAGCCCTGACAGCCCAGCTGACAGAAAAAGCATGGGAACTCATCGAGGAAGTGGAGAATCTCGGCGGCATGGCCAAAGCGATTGAAACCGGTCTTCCGAAGATGCGCATTGAGGAAGCCGCAGCCAGACGGCAGGCCCAGATTGATTCGGGCAAAGAAACGATTATCGGCGTCAATCGCTACCGGCTTGATGAGGAAGACCCGATTGATATTCTGAACATCGATAACCCGGCCGTCCGCAAAAAGCAGATTGAGCGAATCGAGCAGGTCCGCAGCAGCCGCAATGAATCCGATGTCCAGGCAGCATTGCGTCAGCTGACGGAAACGTCGAGGGGAACAGAAGACAATTTGCTTGCGGCTGCCGTAGAAGCGGCCCGGCACCGGGCGACGCTCGGTGAAATATCCGATGCCATCGAAGCGGCATCCGGCCGGCATAAAGCAGTAATCCGTTCGATAAGCGGTGTGTACAGCGCCAATTTCTCCAATCAGGAAGAGATCGGGACAGTAAAAGAAATGGCGGAAGAATTCCTGGAGAACGAAGGGCGGCGGCCACGTATCCTGATTGCCAAAATGGGACAGGATGGCCATGACCGCGGCGCGAAAGTGATTTCGACCGCGTTTGCGGACCTCGGGTTTGATGTGGATATCGGACCGCTGTTCCAGACGCCCGCGGAAACGGCCCAGCAGGCAGCAGAGAATGACGTGCATGTCATTGGCGTCAGTTCCCTCGCTGCAGGTCATAAAACACTCGTCCCGGAACTTCGGGATGAACTGAATGCTATCGGCCGCAGCGATATCCTGATTGTGGTCGGCGGCGTCATCCCGGCTCAGGATTATCACTTCCTGCGCGAAAACGGGGCGAGTGCTATTTTCGGCCCGGGCACGGTTATACCGGTGGCTGCTCAAAAAGTGATTGAAGAGATCTATTCGCGGCTCGGTTACGAGGAAGTGCAGGGCTGATGCAGGAGCAAAACGGTTCACGACGCGTCATGGATGGTGTACGGGAAGCACATGATGGCATGAATTCCCGGCCGCGGCGGCGTTTTCGGAAACGCGCGGAATCTCCTTTATCACCGGATGCGCTTGCCCGGGAAATTGAAGCGGGCTCCAGGCAGCATTTAAGCAAAGCGATTACACTCATTGAAAGCGCGGATCCCGATCATCAGCGGAACGGCCAGGAGCTCCTGAACCGGCTGCTGCCAAAAACCGGCAACAGCATCCGGATCGGTATCACCGGTGTACCTGGGGCTGGCAAGAGCACTTTCATCGAGACATTCGGCACCATGCTGACGGAGCGGGGCCACCGGGTAGCTGTTCTCGCTATTGATCCGAGCTCTACCGTGACGGGCGGCAGCATACTGGGGGATAAAACCCGGATGGAGCAGCTCGCCCGCAATCCGCGCGCATTTATCCGTCCGTCTCCGACTGCCGGCACACTCGGCGGTGTTCACAAAAAAACCCGGGAAACGATGCTCTTGTGTGAAGCGGCAGGTTATGATGTCATATTAGTGGAAACGGTCGGCGTCGGGCAGAGCGAAACGATTGTGCGCGGCATGGTCGATTTGTATCTGCTGCTTGTTCTGACAGGTGCAGGGGATGAACTGCAGGGAATGAAAAAAGGGATCATGGAACTGGCGGATGCCATTGTCGTGCATAAAGCGGATGGACCGAATGAAAAACTGGCAAAGAAAACCGTCTCTGAATACAAACAGATGCTGAAATTTCTGCAGCCGGCGACGCCTGGATGGGTGACGTCGGCAATCAGCGCATCTTCTGTAACGGGAAATGGAATCGAGGATATCTGGAATCTTGTCCAGCGATTCAAAGAGACCGGCACAGCATCGGGAAGTTTCGAAGAGCGGCGTAGAAGCCAAACGAAAGACTGGTTCCATGCGATGATCCAAGATGAACTGTTTCGGCGATTTTATGCCGAAGACCGGCGGAAATCGCAAGTGAAGTCGCTCGAAGCGGCCATTTTGAATGATGAACTGACGGTGTCCCAGGCCATCCGTGATCTTTTCGATTAGTTTTTTTGCGCTAATCCCGTCCACCTGATATGATAAAAACAGGAAAACGTAAGGAGTGACGACGATGAACATGGATTTCGATCTGTTGATGAATGATATAGTCAGACAAGCCCGTCAGGAATTGGTGACTGGTGGATACGAAGAACTGCGGACGCCGGAAGAAGTCGAGCAGGCATTTGCTGAAAAAGGAACAAGCCTTGTCATGATAAACTCGGTATGCGGCTGTGCCGGCGGGATTGCACGTCCGGCAGCGCTTCATTCGCTTCATTATGATAAGCGTCCGGATCATCTGTATACAGTGTTTGCGGGACAGGATAAAGAAGCGACAGCACAGGCACGCGCTTTGTTCGGCGAAGACCATTTGCCGTCATCCCCGTCTTTTGCACTTCTGAAAGATGGCCAGGTCGTCGCGGAAGTCGGACGGCATGAAATCGAAGGCCACGACCCGATGTCGGTTATTACACATCTGCAGGCATTGATGGAAGAGCATTGCGAAGAAGTATGATGGAAAAATGCCCCTTATAGGGGCATTTTTCATTTTCAGGAAGGAGTCATGTATGAAGCTGAAACCTTTTTCGATCGGCTACCGGACCTTAAAAACGGCAGTCGGGGCGCCGGTCGCCATCTATATTGCATTGCTGCTGGATCTTGAATATTATGTCTCCGCCGGCATCCTGGCGATCTTGTGCATCCAGCCGACGAAACGGCGATCAGTGCGTGCCGTTTTCTCCCGCTTTGCAGCTTCACTCATTGCGATTCTGTATGCGTTCTTGTTTTTCGAAGCCTTCGCCTACGAGCCATTCGTGCTCGGTCTCATACTGGTGTTGTTCATTCCTGTCCTTGTCTCGCTTGGACTGACGGATGGCTTCATATCCAGCACGGTCATTTTGCTGCATATTCTCAATTTCGGCAGTCTGACGTGGAGTTTTTTCGGCAATGAACTGCTTTTAATGATCATCGGTTTCGGCACAGCGCTTCTCGTTAATCTTTATATGCCAAGCATTGATAGAAAACTAGAGCAGTACCGGATTCGGCTGGAAGATTATTATTCCACCATTTTCCGGGAAGTGGCGACTTATCTCCATAAAGGGGAATCGATGTGGGATGGCCGGGAGCTTACGGAAGTGGAACAACTGCTGTCGAAAGCAAAAGCGTTGGCTTACCAGGATGTTGAAAATCATTTGGCGCGGAAAGAAAACCGTTACTATATGTATTTTGATATGCGTGAACGGCAATTTGAAATCATTGAACGGGTACTGCCGGCAATCACGACGCTGCCGGTCATCGTCGGCCAGTCGCATCTCATTGCGGAATTCATGGAAGACATTTCAGAACATGTGCATTCCGGCAATACGGCCGGCGATTACCTTGAAAAACTGAACCGGGTCAAGAAGGAATTTGCTGAAATGCCGCTCCCGAAAAATCACGAAACTTTTATCGCAATGGCGGGACTGTACCGATTCATCGGTGAAATGGAAGAATATTTAGAGATCAAACAATCATATAAAGGGTTTGAACCGAAAAAATCCATGCCTCTTGCCAATGCGGCAACCTCCTGAGTGTCGGGTGTTTTACTTTGCATAATTAAAGATTCTTCTTTATTTAATCAGAAAATTTAGATAAATTAAAAGTGGAATAATAAGAGATGCATACCTTTTGGCCACAATTGAATTCCCCTGAAAACGAACTGCAGCACAGTGGTGTTTCTTATGTTTGCTTGCCGGTGACCGAGCACTTGCAAACTGATGAACAGGGGTGGGTGAAGTGAAAAAACTGGTTCTGTTGATTCTGTCAGCGGGACTGCTGCTTACCGGGTGCGGAGATGGCGGAGACGGAGGATACAGTATGGAAATGAGGGAAGAATTGAGAGCGGTTATGCAGTAAATAGAAAACGCTGATCCAAATGGGTCGGCGTTTTCCTTTATGCAAAGGCCGAAATTGCTGAAAAACCGCCGGTCCGATGATCGGACTGGCGGTCTGCAGTTTCTTACACCTGAGATTCTTTCCCGGCAGCCCGGCGGTTTTCCATCTTTTTAAGCACAGCAATTGTCTGATCATCCGTAGCAGGTGCAATTTTATTGGCCTGTACATAATCCAGCAAATTTTCAGCAACGATCCGGGCGGGCAGGCTCCGGTCCACTTGGAGCATTCCTGCTTTCAGTACATCAGGTGAATCGATTTCTTCACGTCCCCGGTCTTCTGAAATGCCATCTGTATACAGCACGACAAAATCACCATCAAAGAGGCGGGTGAATCTTGTTTCATACGTTGGTGTTTCTATGAATCCGAGACCTGCTCCTTTTGTCTGCAGCTCTTCAATTTCCCCGGTAGCCGCCCGGTATACAAGCGCCGGTTCATGGCCGCCTGAACTATAGGCAAGCTCGCCGGTAAGTTCATTGAAGAAACAGATGAACATCGTGATGAAATTGGTATCAGCTGTATAGCGGCTGACGAAATGATTAAGCGAGCCGAGCACTTCATGCGGCTCTTCGATCATCGGGTTGCTCTGTTCCATGGCGTATGTAATCATGGACATCTGAATGGCAGCCGGTATCCCTTTGCCGCTGACATCCGCCACGGAAAACAGCGTGTAATTGCGGGTGACATTGATATCATAGAAATCACCGTTCAGCTGCCGGTACGGGATGCTGATGACGCCGATATGGTCATGCTGATTGTGCGTATTGGACTGCAGGAGGGAATTCTGGACGGCGGCAGCAGTTTTCAGTTCAAATTCCAGCTGCTGCTGTTCTTTTTCCATTTCCTCCTGCCGGATAGCATCCGTCAAATCCCGCATGGTGTATACATAACCGGTGACGCGCCCTTTTTCCATAAGCGGGAACCGTTCCACTTCTGCGGGGAACTGCTCCCCGTTTGTGCGTTTCATCGTCGTGAAATCATGGACGTTTTCGCCGGCTGCGTTAAATGTATACACAGACTTGCCGAGCCCCTGCTGATCGGATGTCTGAAGGGCAAGCTTTGCCGGGATATTGAGAAAACGGATCACCCCATGGGCGTCAGTCTCGATCATGCCGATATCCACCGTATTCAAAATGCTGCGGTTGCGGTCATGCAGCAATTTGATTTTCAGGAAAGGTTCTTCGATATTCCGCAAGTACACGACCCGCATGATGGCTACATAACCGATCGCTTTAAAAATATGGCCGGACAAGCTGAAGAAATCCGTGGTCGTACTGTAACTCATAAAAAAGATGGAAGCGAAAATAATTGCAACGGAAGCGATGAAAAATTCGCCCGGAACATTCCGCTTTTCATGGCGCACCTGCCGGAACAGGACGAAAATCGCTGTCAGGTGCAAAACGGCAACTATGGTTTCCAACAGCACTTTCAATTGATTTGGTCCATTTTCGCCAAGAAGCTGCGGAAGGAAAAAAGATTCTGAAAAAATCACATATGAAACAAAAACAGTGTAAGCGGCCGCCAATAAAAACAAGTTATGGCTCGGTTTTTGTTGTTTCCGGCTGAGCAGGGAAGCACTTGCCAGGAAAACAACCGCTTCCGTCAGGCGGGCCACTGTCCAGAACCACGTGGAATTATGGTTATTGACTTCACCGAAAAATTCGGGCATTCCCATAAACGTAAACGCGTGGAATAAATCAAAAACAGCGACTGCTAAAAAGAATGCCGGCAAAAGCGGCGGGATTTCCTGCTCCATATGCCGGGTCGAGACCCAGCCATATAAGGCGATACTGAAAGAGGTGAAAATGGCGGTTATTTCAAACAGCAAGTGAATGGAGATGAAACTGTCTTTCACCAATGAAAAAAAAGATTCAAATAAAGGCGGAAAGAAAAAAGTCAGCACAAAGAGCACAACAAGCAGCGCTATGATGGCACCCGTGCGGAAAGATGAGCGTCTGTAGACTTGTGATAGCATCTGATCCTCCAGAACTGAAAATGAAAAGCAGGGGAGCAGTAAAGCGACCCTGCTTTTATCATATATACGTACTCATTACTTACAGGATGAAACTGATCCCGAACAGCAAGCTCGAGAGAACCATGATACCGATCATCATATAAATGATGAATGTACGGAAATTTTTGTTTCGCATGCGGTCATTCTACTCCTTTACGTTCGATTCCTGACAAAATCATACCACATAACGGGAGGAAGTTAAAAGCGGAGTGGCGAATTGCACATTGAATCAGTACAATGAAAAGAGAGAACAGCAGGAGGTGGAAGGGAAATGGAACGTGTTGATCATATCGGCATTGCTGTAAAAAACCTGGACGAAGCAGTTTCCTATTATACGGATACGTTCGGCTGTCCGCTGCTGAAGATTGAAGAAGTGGAATCCGAGCAAGTGCGGGTAGCCTTCATCGATGCAGGCAATGTTAAACTTGAACTGCTGGAACCCATGAGTGAAACAAGTGCGATTTACAAATTCATTGAGAAAAAAGGGGAAGGTGTGCATCATATCGCCTTCGGGGTCAATGATATTGACAGCCGGATGGAAGAATTGCGCGGCAACGGGGTTCAGCTATTGAATGAGGTGCCGAAAAAAGGGGCAGGCGGTGCGCTTGTTGCATTTCTTCACCCGAAATCCTCAAAAGGCGTCCTTTACGAATTATGTGAAAAAAGCGGCGAAAAGGAGAAACGGTAATGGACATTTACGAAAAGATCAATGAATTGTATGACCGTAAAACGAAAATCGAACTCGGCGGCGGCAGCGACCGGATTGACAAACAGCATGAAAAAGGCAAACTGACAGCCCGGGAACGGATCGATTTACTGGTGGATGAAGGATCATTTGTCGAACTCAGTCCATTCGTCGAGCACCGGACGACAGACTTCGGAATGGGCGAAGGACCGGGTGAAGGTGTCGTGACCGGTTACGGGAAGGTGGATGGCCGGCCCATCTATTTGTTCTCACAGGACTTTACCGTATTCGGCGGTGCGCTTGGTGAAATGCATGCGCAAAAAATTGCCAATGTCATGGATCTGGCTGCGAAAAATGGCGCTCCGTTCATCGGCTTGAATGACTCGGGCGGCGCCCGTATCCAGGAAGGCGTCCTGTCACTTGATGGCTATGGCCACATTTTTTACCGCAATGCGATTTATTCCGGTGTCATGCCGCAAATTTCGGTTATTATGGGGCCGTGTGCGGGCGGAGCGGTGTATTCACCGGCCATCACGGATTTCGTGTTCATGGTCGATAAAACGAGCCAGATGTTCATCACCGGTCCGAAAGTGATTGAAACGGTCACAGGCGAGAAGATTTCATCCGAAGATCTGGGTGGTTCCAAAGTACATAACGCCATCAGTGGCAATGCGCATTTCCGGGCGGAAACAGAAGAAGAAGCTTTGGAGCAGGTGCGGCAGCTAATCAGCTACTTGCCACAGAACAATGAAGAAAAACCGCCGCGGCTCGACGGCGGACAGACCGATGATTACCGGCCGGATCTAGCGGATCTCGTGCCATATGAAGCGACGCGACCGTATGATGTGCGCAACGTGATCCGGGAAGTGGCCGATGCCGATTCCTTCATGGAAGTGCAGAAGGAATTTGCCCGCAATATTGTTGTCGGTTTCGCCCGCATCAAAGGTGAAACGGTCGGATTGGTGTGCAACCAGCCAAAAGTGATGGCCGGCGGTCTGGATATTGATTCATCGGATAAGGCGGCCCGCTTCATCCGCTTCTGTGATTCATTCAATGTGCCGATTATCACATTTGAAGATGTCACCGGTTTTTTCCCGGGCATCAAGCAGGAACATGGCGGCATTATCCGCCACGGCGCAAAAATCCTGTACGCGTATTCGGAAGCGACGGTTCCGAAGATGACGGTGATCACGCGCAAAGCCTATGGTGGTGCGTATGTCGCACTGAACTCGAAATCAATCGGGGCGGATCTCGTGTTCGCTTGGCCGAATGCGGAAATCGCCGTCATGGGGCCGAACGGGGCGGCGAATATCATTTTTGCCCGGGATATCCAAAAAAGCGATAACCCGGAAGAAACCCGGGCCCAGAAAATCGAAGAGTATCGGGAGAAGTTCGCCAATCCCTATGTCGCAGCATCCCGAGGCATGGTGGATGATGTCATCGATCCGCGCGACACCCGGATCAAACTGATCCAGGGGCTGGAGATGATGCGCAATAAAAAAGAGAGCCGGCCATTCAAAAAACACGGCAATATTCCATTATAAGGAAATTTTTAACCAGACTTAATGAGGTGACAGGATGAATAAAGAACGGTTGCTCCAGGAATTTCTGGAGCTGGTCCAAATCGATTCGGAAACAAAACAGGAGGCGGAAATTTCAGCCGTCCTGCAGAAGAAACTGGCAGATCTCGGATTTGATGTAACGGAAGACGACGCGGCGTCCCGAAACGGGCACGCATCCGGCAACTTGATCGCAACGCTTGCGGCGACGAAAGATGAAGCGGATTCAATCTATTTCACCGTCCACATGGACACAGTCGTACCAGGAAAAGGCGTGAAGCCCTCGGTGAAAGACGGTTATGTGGTGACGGACGGCACAACGATTCTGGGTGCGGATGACAAAGCGGGGATTGCCGCGTTATTTGAAATGGCCCGTGTGCTTAAAGAGCAGAAGATCGATCATGGGAAAATTCAGTTCGTCATCACAGCGGGGGAGGAAAGCGGCCTCGCCGGTGCAAGAGAACTGGACCGGTCGCTCGTGGAAGCTGAGTATGGCTACGCCGTGGACAGTGACGGCAAAGTCGGCGGCATTGTGACGGCTGCGCCGTATCAGGCGAAGCTTCACACAACAATTTACGGCAAAACCGCTCATGCCGGTGTGGCACCGGAAAAAGGTGTATCGGCCATCACGCTGGCAGCCAAAGGGATTTCAGCGATGAAACTCGGACGCATCGATGAGGAAACGACCGCAAATATCGGCCGGTTTGAAGGCGGTCAGGCAACGAATATCGTTTGTGAGGAAGCATACGTACTGTCCGAGGCCCGTTCGATCAATCCGGACAAACTGAATAAGCAAACGGACCATATAGTGCAGGCGTTCAGCGAAGCGGCCGAAAAATTCGGCGGCCGGGCTGAAACGGATGTGCAGCTCATGTACCCGGGTTTCCGCTTTGAAGAAGGCGCCCGGGTTGTGGAAGTGGCGAAACAGGCGGCGGCGGCGATCGGCCGTCCGTCACCGATCCTGACGAGCGGCGGCGGGAGTGACGCCAACATCATTGCCGGGTTCGGCATCCCGACTGTCAATTTATGCGTCGGCTATGAAGAAATCCATACAAAAAATGAACGCATGCCGGTGAAAGAACTTGAAAAACTGGCGGATCTGCTTGTGGAAGTTGTAAAAGCGGCAGCTGAATAAGAGATATTCTGAATGAGGCTGTCCAAAAAGCCCTTAGACTTATCTTGCCCAGATGTTCTTCCATAACGGAACGGCTTCTGCTGCGTAAACACTCGCTTGCTCCTGCGCAAGCTCGTCGCAAATAGCAGCGGCAACGGCTTTGCCGCTGCTGTTCGCTGGCTTCCGCTGTTCCGTGCCAGGCCAGTGAAAGAGACAACCATAATAAAAAATGTATAAAGGCGGGAAGAGGGTTCCAATCCTCTTCCCGCCCTTTTTAATCTACTATTTGCTGA
Above is a genomic segment from Planococcus lenghuensis containing:
- the meaB gene encoding methylmalonyl Co-A mutase-associated GTPase MeaB, translating into MQEQNGSRRVMDGVREAHDGMNSRPRRRFRKRAESPLSPDALAREIEAGSRQHLSKAITLIESADPDHQRNGQELLNRLLPKTGNSIRIGITGVPGAGKSTFIETFGTMLTERGHRVAVLAIDPSSTVTGGSILGDKTRMEQLARNPRAFIRPSPTAGTLGGVHKKTRETMLLCEAAGYDVILVETVGVGQSETIVRGMVDLYLLLVLTGAGDELQGMKKGIMELADAIVVHKADGPNEKLAKKTVSEYKQMLKFLQPATPGWVTSAISASSVTGNGIEDIWNLVQRFKETGTASGSFEERRRSQTKDWFHAMIQDELFRRFYAEDRRKSQVKSLEAAILNDELTVSQAIRDLFD
- a CDS encoding dihydrolipoamide acetyltransferase family protein; protein product: MAIEKITMPQLGESVTEGTIEKWLVAPGDHVNKYDPLAEVNTDKVTAEVPSSFTGVIKELKAEEGDTLAVGDLVCTIETEGGDGAEEVTDAKPAAGEEANEQPVAGGQQEVELSGTKGSSKPAAPTGAKGRYSPAVLRLSQENDIDLSQVEGSGRDGRITRKDLMKLIESGNIPKPGEPSAKASASQPAPQAQESAAPAAPSQQPAASPAIESAPGDIEVPVTGVRKAIAANMVKSKHEAPHAWTMTEVDVTNLVQYRDSLKTEFKQREGFNLTYFAFFVKAVSQALKEFPMMNSMWAGDKIIQKKDINISIAVATEEALYVPVIKNADEKSIKGIAREINDLAAKVRAGKLKADDMKGGTFTVNNTGSFGSVQSMGIINHPQAAILQVESIVKRPVILNGGMIAPRDMVNLCLSLDHRVLDGLVCGRFLARVKEILENISKENTSVY
- a CDS encoding methylmalonyl-CoA mutase family protein; this translates as MSIERMKQQQFTDVTYGEWKQHAEAVLKGKPFDSLQTRTAEDVELQPLYTKETAEALGDALERQVRAMRLSKTARDFLIAQEANGQPAVNAEKLLKKIRDSLDRGNEMIVYTHAEGLDWTADNLDEFRELLARYPFYLKTRGDGKFVRQLLDEMTTEQAENVSGVILSDKPIEAPRGVRNKCADTVPVHLAGGSAVQEIAVALSLLAEKADADNFEESAASLWVRFAVNTDFFSEIAKLRAFRTVWAAFCSAYGSAVPSIPVFTETSLRSYSKADPYVNLLRAGNSAFSAVLGGSDAHTVLPHDILTGSTPASLRVARNVQLIIREETHTRHVQDAAAGSFFIEQLTHDYAEAAWAHFLKIEEAGGYSEVIRSGWLADELQAKWQEREHRAAIRKEVLVGTNKYADPEERMQEVDLESKAEIMTAKRLAQPFEQVRERLSRTSLKTAILHLGPLKEVKVKSDFVKGVLAVGGLIPEDSPENTDGPAASAFIRKHGIQYAVLVGSEEEIERAVLHLASAGAVLDVAGRYGAGQLAQWRGQGISGSVFTGQNILEKLEQLAAIGQGGEQNDET
- a CDS encoding BrxA/BrxB family bacilliredoxin → MNMDFDLLMNDIVRQARQELVTGGYEELRTPEEVEQAFAEKGTSLVMINSVCGCAGGIARPAALHSLHYDKRPDHLYTVFAGQDKEATAQARALFGEDHLPSSPSFALLKDGQVVAEVGRHEIEGHDPMSVITHLQALMEEHCEEV
- the scpA gene encoding methylmalonyl-CoA mutase: MTKPDFSKVDINAITVPEPEQQETEPFQTNEGIPVKSFYSKEDGEGMTAGMPGSPPNVRGPYPTMYVTRPWTVRQYAGFSTAEESNAFYRRNLAMGQKGLSVAFDLATHRGYDSDHPRVKGDVGKAGVAIDSVEDMKILFDGIPLDQMSVSMTMNGAVIPILAFYIVAAEEQGVPPEKLTGTIQNDILKEYMVRNTYIYPPDMSMRIIADIFDFTSRNMPKFNSISISGYHMQEAGATADIELAYTLADGLEYVRTGLQAGIGIDSFAPRLSFFWAIGMNYFMEIAKMRAARAIWAKMMASFDPQNPKSLALRTHSQTSGWSLTEQDPFNNVTRTLIEANAAAMGHTQSLHTNALDEAIALPTDFSARIARNTQLFLQEETKMTNVIDPWGGSYYVEALTAQLTEKAWELIEEVENLGGMAKAIETGLPKMRIEEAAARRQAQIDSGKETIIGVNRYRLDEEDPIDILNIDNPAVRKKQIERIEQVRSSRNESDVQAALRQLTETSRGTEDNLLAAAVEAARHRATLGEISDAIEAASGRHKAVIRSISGVYSANFSNQEEIGTVKEMAEEFLENEGRRPRILIAKMGQDGHDRGAKVISTAFADLGFDVDIGPLFQTPAETAQQAAENDVHVIGVSSLAAGHKTLVPELRDELNAIGRSDILIVVGGVIPAQDYHFLRENGASAIFGPGTVIPVAAQKVIEEIYSRLGYEEVQG